From Companilactobacillus heilongjiangensis, one genomic window encodes:
- a CDS encoding GNAT family N-acetyltransferase encodes MQIVPYQNNPHHLAQLVDLINYCQNIEAKLNIKMAEQDDIFQISSYYQSKGGNFWIALEENQVVGSIALLPIGNQTAVLKKFFTYPKFRGQPNRLGAKLYQELLNFAQANNFKRLVLDTPEGETRSHYFYEKHGFKQVTPEQFNANYPYPDRNSRLYELIF; translated from the coding sequence ATGCAAATAGTTCCTTATCAAAATAATCCCCATCACCTAGCCCAATTAGTCGACTTAATTAATTATTGTCAAAACATCGAAGCCAAATTAAATATTAAAATGGCTGAACAAGATGATATTTTCCAAATCAGCTCTTATTATCAATCCAAAGGTGGAAATTTCTGGATTGCATTAGAAGAAAATCAAGTGGTAGGTTCCATCGCCTTATTGCCAATTGGAAATCAGACAGCCGTGCTCAAAAAATTCTTCACTTATCCAAAATTTCGTGGGCAACCAAATCGCCTAGGCGCAAAGTTGTATCAGGAATTACTTAACTTCGCCCAAGCTAACAACTTCAAAAGATTAGTCTTAGATACCCCAGAAGGCGAAACCAGATCACATTATTTTTATGAAAAGCACGGCTTTAAACAAGTCACACCCGAGCAATTCAATGCCAATTATCCTTACCCAGACCGAAATTCTCGACTCTATGAACTAATTTTTTAA